In Balaenoptera acutorostrata chromosome 12, mBalAcu1.1, whole genome shotgun sequence, a single window of DNA contains:
- the LOC103006983 gene encoding 28 kDa heat- and acid-stable phosphoprotein-like: MPKGGRKGGHKGRARQYTSPEEIGAQLQAEKQKAREEEEQGEEGGDGAAGDPKKEKMSLDSDESEDEEDDYQQKRKGVEGLIGIENPNRVAQTTKKVTQLDLDGPKELSRREREEIEKQKAKERYMKMHLAEKTEQAKADLARLAIIRKQREEAARKKEEERKAKDDAALSGKRMQLLSLNK; this comes from the coding sequence ATGCctaaaggagggagaaagggaggccaCAAAGGCCGGGCTAGGCAGTACACGAGCCCCGAGGAGATCGGCGCACAGCTCCAGGCTGAAAAGCAGAAGGCCAGGGAAGAAGAGGAACAAGGAGAAGAAGGTGGAGATGGGGCTGCAGGTGACcccaaaaaggagaaaatgtcCCTAGACTCAGATGAGAGCGAGGATGAAGAAGATGATTACCAGCAAAAGCGCAAAGGTGTAGAAGGGCTCATCGGCATTGAGAACCCCAACCGGGTGGCACAGACAACCaaaaaggtcacacagctggaccTGGACGGGCCCAAGGAACTttcaaggagagaaagagaagaaatcgAGAAGCAGAAGGCAAAAGAGCGTTACATGAAAATGCATTTAGCGGAGAAGACGGAGCAAGCCAAGGCCGACCTTGCCCGGCTGGCGATCATCCGGAAACAGCGGGAGGAGGCtgccaggaagaaagaagaagagaggaaagcaaAAGATGATGCAGCTTTGTCAGGAAAACGAATGCAGTTGCTCTCCCTGAATAAGTAG